Genomic window (Candidatus Polarisedimenticolaceae bacterium):
AGACCGCGGTCCAGGGGGGACTGTTCACGCTCGAGCAGACGACCTACGGGCCGGGCGCGATCCTCACCTGGGAGATCCTCGATTTCGGACGGCGGTCGGGAGCCGTGGCGAGCGCACGCGCCGATGCGTTCGCCGCGGTGTGGTCGCACAGCGCGACGGTCCAGTCGAAGGTACTCGAGACGACGCAGGCGTATGTCGCCTACGTCGATGCGAAGGCGCAGCTCGGCGCGGCGCGGACGACCGAGGCGGAGACGGCGAAGAACCTCGACGCCGCGCAGCAGCGCCGCGAGGCGGGCCTGGCGACGATCGCCGACGTGCTCCAGGCGCGTACGCAGCATTCGCAGGCGACGCTCCAGATGCAGACGATCGAGGGGAGCATCGGCTCGCTAAGGGGCTCTCTCGCGACCGCGATGGGATTGCCGGCGAATGTACCGTTCGAATCGATCGAGCTGCCGGAGGAGCCGCCGGTCGTCCAGTTCGGCGACTCGGTCGACGCGCTCATCGACAAGGCGCTCTCGCAACGGCCCGATCTCGCCTCGGCTCGCGAGGAGTGGCTGAAGGCGAAGGCCGACGTGAAGGAGGTGCGCGGCTCGTGGCTGCCGCGCCTCGACCTCACGGGCACCGCGAACAAGAACTACTACAGCCCGGCGCCGTTCGTCTCCAGCTTCGAGCCATGGGCGATCGGCCTGACGCTGCGCATCCCCGTGTTCAACGGTCTCCGTAACAAGCACGAGATCGCGCGGGCGAAGGAGGACGAGGCGCAGGCCGCCGCGTCCGCGCGCTCCGTCGAGCAGACGGTCATCAACGACGTCTGGACGAGCTGGTACGACCTCGCGACGGCGAAGCAGCGCGTGGCGACGTCGAAGGACCTCCTGGAGAGCGCGACGGAGTCGGAGGCGGTGGCGCTCGGCCGGTACACCGAAGGCGTCGGCACGCTCCTCGATCTCCTGAACGCCCAGTCCGCGCTCGCTCTGGCCCGCGCGCAGGAGATCGCGGCCCGCAGCGACTGGTTCTCCGCCGCCGCCAAGCTCCTCTACGCCACCGGCGGCCTCACCGGGCCGGAGGTCATCCCCCGCCCCGCGGGTGCCGAGGTCGTCCGATGATCCGTCGCCTTCTCTTCCTCGCTGTCGGATTGGGCCTCGCGTCGTGCGGTGACAAGCAGGCCGCGACGGCGCCGCCCGCGCCCGCTCCGGTCGTCGTCGCGAAGGCGGAGGTGAAGACCGTTCCCGTCGCGATCCGCTCCATCGGGAACGTCGAGGCGATGGCGTCGGTCGCCATGCGCTCGCGCGTCGCCGGATCGATCCTGGAGGTGCACATCGCCGACGGCGCGGACGTGACGAAGGGCCAAACGCTCTTCACGATCGATCCGGAGCCGTTCAAGATCGCGCTCGCGGGGGCGGAGGCGCAGCTCGGCCGCGACCAGGCGCTCCTCGAGAAGGCGAAGAGCGACGTAGCGCGCTACGAGAAGCTCGTCGAGAAGGAGTACGTCACCCGCGAGCAGTACGAAGGCGCCGTCGCCCAGTCCGGATCGCTCGCGCAGACGATCCAGGCCGACAAGGCGGCCGTCGACGCGGCGCGGCTCAACGT
Coding sequences:
- a CDS encoding TolC family protein; this translates as MARVLTRWVVACAALAAVSAVRAGSVPLPENPGRGIVPESFPAAPPYQPAPISPEILARRDRLTLADVLEVALTNDPTTQVAWREARSRAETVGVEKSAWWPNLDVTAGATKAKTAVQGGLFTLEQTTYGPGAILTWEILDFGRRSGAVASARADAFAAVWSHSATVQSKVLETTQAYVAYVDAKAQLGAARTTEAETAKNLDAAQQRREAGLATIADVLQARTQHSQATLQMQTIEGSIGSLRGSLATAMGLPANVPFESIELPEEPPVVQFGDSVDALIDKALSQRPDLASAREEWLKAKADVKEVRGSWLPRLDLTGTANKNYYSPAPFVSSFEPWAIGLTLRIPVFNGLRNKHEIARAKEDEAQAAASARSVEQTVINDVWTSWYDLATAKQRVATSKDLLESATESEAVALGRYTEGVGTLLDLLNAQSALALARAQEIAARSDWFSAAAKLLYATGGLTGPEVIPRPAGAEVVR